A single window of uncultured Methanospirillum sp. DNA harbors:
- a CDS encoding PspC domain-containing protein, whose protein sequence is MVDKRIYRSRTEKILGGVCGGIGQYLDVDPVFIRLIAIVLFFTCGFGILIYLCAWILIPLEPEEEQATARVIS, encoded by the coding sequence ATGGTAGATAAGCGGATATATCGATCACGGACCGAAAAAATTCTGGGTGGTGTTTGCGGTGGAATCGGTCAGTATCTCGATGTTGATCCGGTGTTCATCAGGCTAATCGCGATAGTATTGTTTTTTACCTGTGGCTTCGGGATTCTGATATATCTCTGTGCTTGGATACTTATCCCACTGGAACCCGAAGAAGAACAGGCAACGGCCAGGGTAATTTCATAG
- a CDS encoding transporter substrate-binding domain-containing protein, protein MSPDLPCECLVLVVVLAGILLFPGVLAENTSSVLPAEHQENLTLYSEPLPPYNYLENGTVKGFTIDILDEISAKTGTNISRDQVHIVPWEEGYKAARNGTHTVIFSTARISEREDLFKWVGPISTERYVLFAPHGSKITINTPDDLKDQKIGVITGDASLSQLLADGVKDSQFVNAKNVSDLISMTEEKKIDLWAYPEITGLYYIGEITGNDDSFTVVYPLEEVGIYFAFSKDISDATVSSYQRALDDLKQQKNETGVSRYDAIMSRYVHPEPVSSGQT, encoded by the coding sequence ATGTCTCCTGACCTACCATGTGAATGTCTTGTCCTTGTGGTTGTTCTTGCAGGAATTCTGCTTTTCCCCGGAGTCCTGGCAGAGAATACATCCTCCGTACTGCCAGCAGAACACCAGGAGAACCTGACGTTATATTCCGAGCCACTACCTCCCTATAATTACCTCGAAAATGGGACCGTGAAAGGGTTTACTATTGATATTCTTGATGAGATCAGTGCAAAGACAGGCACCAATATTTCACGGGATCAGGTACACATAGTCCCTTGGGAAGAGGGATACAAGGCTGCACGTAATGGAACTCATACGGTGATCTTCTCAACAGCACGTATTTCTGAACGGGAAGATCTGTTCAAGTGGGTCGGACCGATATCAACTGAACGCTATGTTCTCTTTGCTCCGCATGGATCAAAAATCACAATTAATACACCCGATGATCTGAAGGATCAAAAAATTGGAGTAATCACAGGAGATGCTTCTCTCTCTCAGCTTCTCGCTGATGGAGTGAAGGATAGTCAGTTCGTAAATGCAAAAAATGTTTCAGACCTGATCTCGATGACAGAAGAGAAGAAGATAGACCTCTGGGCCTACCCTGAAATAACCGGACTGTATTATATCGGGGAGATTACCGGAAATGATGACTCATTTACGGTAGTGTACCCGCTTGAAGAGGTTGGAATCTACTTTGCCTTCAGTAAGGATATCTCCGATGCCACGGTCAGTTCATACCAGAGAGCCCTTGATGACCTGAAGCAGCAGAAGAACGAGACAGGGGTAAGCAGGTACGATGCAATCATGAGCAGATATGTCCATCCTGAACCTGTCAGTTCAGGCCAGACTTGA
- a CDS encoding MBL fold metallo-hydrolase, with translation MSERWILLLAILIILGIAGASTAANQTDDASTAAVLTGSDSNYHTKVVLLGTTGGVSWYPETGRASSSSAVVVGDTIYLVDIGQGSASRLSEAFNTGDFVETPTGRVENGSSTFLSHARALFFTHLHQDHTADYPSLLLIGPGAGLGTSIDPKTGETTISPLQVIGPGNRGELDADKTNYTARGGTIIYTDTSDPEAITPTPGLRQMTQTIMQSFAQTINDMTLDDGYRDFTKLITVKEIGGSEAGDIAFPVPVIDPNNETCPSMAPFEIYSDKNVRVTATLVDHHQVFPALAYRFDTADGSIVFSGDTGPDTNGNLQKLADGADLLIHEVIDPAWIDLKFGDPKPGSQMAALKEHMLSSHTSIDKVGSVADSCRAKTLVLNHIVPGNTPVTNLERVAENTSAHLIIGEDLMQIGIGRSD, from the coding sequence ATGAGTGAGAGATGGATCCTGCTGCTTGCTATTCTTATAATACTGGGAATAGCCGGTGCAAGTACAGCTGCGAACCAGACCGATGATGCGTCTACAGCCGCGGTTCTCACCGGATCTGATAGTAATTATCATACCAAGGTGGTGCTTCTCGGGACAACCGGAGGGGTATCATGGTATCCGGAGACAGGGAGGGCAAGTTCTTCCTCGGCAGTTGTTGTGGGAGATACCATCTATCTCGTTGATATCGGGCAGGGATCTGCATCCCGGCTTTCAGAGGCGTTCAATACCGGTGATTTTGTCGAGACTCCGACCGGGAGGGTCGAGAACGGATCATCCACCTTTCTCTCCCATGCAAGGGCTCTGTTCTTCACTCATCTCCATCAGGACCACACGGCTGACTATCCAAGTCTACTCCTTATCGGACCAGGAGCGGGACTTGGTACCTCGATTGATCCAAAGACAGGGGAAACAACAATATCTCCACTCCAGGTGATTGGGCCTGGCAACCGGGGAGAACTTGACGCAGACAAGACAAATTACACCGCGAGAGGGGGCACAATCATATATACAGATACATCTGATCCAGAAGCGATCACCCCGACACCCGGACTCAGACAGATGACACAGACGATCATGCAGTCATTTGCCCAGACCATCAACGATATGACTCTTGATGACGGGTACCGAGATTTTACCAAACTTATCACAGTGAAAGAGATCGGAGGCTCAGAGGCTGGCGACATTGCCTTTCCGGTACCTGTGATCGATCCAAACAATGAGACATGCCCGTCCATGGCTCCGTTCGAGATATACTCAGATAAAAACGTCAGAGTTACCGCAACCCTTGTTGATCATCACCAGGTATTCCCTGCTCTTGCATACCGGTTCGATACAGCAGACGGGTCTATCGTCTTTTCAGGTGATACCGGACCTGATACCAACGGAAACCTGCAGAAACTAGCAGATGGGGCTGATCTTCTGATTCACGAGGTCATTGACCCGGCATGGATTGACCTGAAGTTCGGTGATCCAAAACCAGGAAGTCAGATGGCAGCACTCAAAGAGCATATGCTCTCCTCCCATACCTCCATTGACAAGGTCGGTTCTGTGGCCGATTCATGCAGGGCCAAAACTCTGGTGCTCAACCATATTGTTCCGGGGAACACCCCGGTCACGAATCTTGAGAGGGTAGCTGAGAATACATCTGCACACCTCATCATCGGTGAGGATCTCATGCAGATAGGAATCGGCAGATCTGACTGA
- a CDS encoding TrkA C-terminal domain-containing protein, with the protein MEEVTLRAIKRAMPGHGRARVHSSLLTAIGIEDKTEVEVVTPGGASLTLTVFADALVEQGQIRISEEDLKRLDITDGTDVTVKRKVPVGEQVREAAGDLAGKISAGAKDLGETLSEKTAGIREGTSQAAHDIQEKARDISSKIAEEVAPLGEKIGEAGRETAARIKDLVPTARFSQTVESGLKGLGQDDAEKLKSLLLESEGEKHAALVKAETAAGRTIKNLTFPPDVMVVAIQRGATLVSPGDDVMLESGDLVYLAGTDKGLEYMTKLLEG; encoded by the coding sequence ATGGAGGAAGTTACCCTGCGGGCCATAAAACGTGCCATGCCCGGCCACGGCAGAGCACGAGTTCACAGCAGCCTGCTTACTGCAATCGGTATCGAAGACAAAACCGAGGTTGAGGTTGTAACTCCCGGAGGTGCTTCACTCACCCTTACCGTGTTCGCAGATGCACTCGTAGAACAAGGTCAGATCCGGATCAGCGAAGAGGACCTGAAAAGACTTGATATTACTGACGGCACCGATGTTACAGTCAAACGAAAGGTGCCTGTGGGTGAACAGGTCAGGGAGGCTGCAGGAGACCTTGCCGGAAAGATCAGCGCCGGCGCAAAGGATCTCGGGGAGACCCTCTCTGAGAAGACTGCAGGTATCAGGGAAGGAACCTCACAGGCAGCCCACGATATCCAGGAGAAGGCACGTGATATCTCTTCAAAGATCGCAGAGGAGGTTGCCCCCCTGGGAGAGAAGATAGGTGAGGCAGGACGTGAGACTGCAGCCAGAATAAAGGATCTTGTCCCTACTGCCAGATTCAGTCAGACGGTTGAGAGCGGTCTGAAAGGTCTCGGGCAGGATGATGCTGAAAAACTCAAGAGCCTGCTCCTTGAGAGTGAGGGTGAGAAGCATGCAGCCCTTGTGAAGGCAGAGACCGCAGCAGGGAGAACCATAAAGAACCTCACCTTCCCTCCTGATGTGATGGTTGTTGCCATTCAGCGTGGTGCAACACTCGTATCCCCGGGTGATGATGTGATGCTTGAGTCAGGAGATCTCGTATACCTGGCCGGGACAGACAAGGGCCTTGAGTACATGACAAAACTGCTGGAGGGATAG
- a CDS encoding SulP family inorganic anion transporter, translated as MQINRPSEDTLHRELAATLPVTGWLPAYTRKLFRADIIAGITLTAFAIPELMAYAQLAGLPPEYGLYAGIVAPLVYCIFGTIREMNIGPSSSEAILTAAMLGTLVGVDAARYASLAALTALMAGSFAILARIAKLGFIVNLISETVLKGFLAGMGMVIICGQLFKIFGIESVQGAFFDQLTYLITNLPHANLPTVVIGVGAIAFLICAEHRCRRLPAALIVVIISILLMTYTDLAERGVQEVGVIPAGLPGLVIPGLSFADLQFIFPLAFAIFLLAYVEGMSIGTSLARRYHYKVDANQELLALGATSIATSLFQGFPVAGSFSRTALNEINGAATQITGVIAAVLTAIVAMFLTGLFTKMPEAIIGSLILVAVLRLIDVRGLLRIARISRDEFAIAIATCAGVLLFGILSGVFLGVILSLTDILYRVTSPRIAVLGKVPDTRQYADRIKHPENEAIPGVLIVRVDAPLIFANAEIVKERIGELIAEDPTVRLVLLDMSTSPIVDVSASDMIVDLCQELTTAGIKIRIADATWQVRRMLRISGVEETIGEEVTQTTSLETVLSDWNCTASVTPVCPLPGADTLPDQK; from the coding sequence ATGCAGATCAACAGACCTTCTGAGGATACATTACATAGAGAACTGGCGGCTACCCTCCCAGTCACCGGTTGGCTCCCTGCGTATACCCGGAAACTTTTTCGTGCTGATATCATTGCAGGGATCACGCTGACTGCATTTGCTATTCCAGAACTCATGGCATATGCCCAGCTGGCTGGTCTTCCACCAGAGTACGGGCTCTATGCCGGTATCGTGGCACCTCTGGTCTACTGTATCTTCGGGACCATCAGGGAGATGAACATCGGTCCCAGTTCATCGGAGGCTATCCTGACCGCAGCAATGCTCGGGACGCTGGTTGGAGTTGATGCAGCACGGTATGCATCCCTTGCAGCGCTCACCGCTTTGATGGCAGGAAGTTTTGCTATTCTTGCACGGATCGCAAAACTCGGATTTATTGTCAACCTGATATCAGAGACCGTGCTCAAGGGATTTCTTGCCGGGATGGGTATGGTTATCATCTGCGGCCAGTTGTTCAAGATCTTCGGGATTGAATCCGTCCAGGGGGCCTTCTTTGATCAGCTTACATACCTCATAACCAACCTGCCACATGCAAACCTCCCGACTGTTGTCATCGGAGTTGGCGCAATAGCGTTCTTGATCTGTGCTGAACACCGATGCAGGAGATTGCCGGCAGCACTGATCGTTGTCATCATATCAATACTCCTCATGACGTACACGGATCTTGCAGAACGAGGGGTCCAGGAGGTCGGAGTTATACCGGCCGGACTTCCGGGGCTGGTCATCCCTGGGCTCTCATTTGCAGATCTGCAGTTCATCTTTCCTCTTGCATTCGCGATATTTCTGCTCGCCTATGTCGAAGGCATGAGCATCGGAACCTCACTGGCAAGGAGGTATCACTACAAGGTCGATGCAAACCAGGAACTCCTCGCCCTTGGTGCAACAAGTATTGCGACGAGTCTGTTCCAGGGGTTCCCGGTTGCGGGGAGTTTCTCCCGGACAGCCCTCAACGAGATCAACGGGGCAGCAACTCAGATAACCGGGGTCATTGCAGCGGTTCTCACTGCTATCGTTGCCATGTTCCTCACCGGACTTTTTACAAAAATGCCGGAGGCGATCATCGGGAGCCTCATCCTCGTTGCCGTGCTCAGGCTGATAGATGTGAGAGGGCTGTTGAGGATCGCCAGGATCAGCAGGGACGAATTTGCGATAGCTATCGCAACATGTGCAGGAGTGCTACTCTTTGGTATCCTCTCGGGCGTGTTCCTCGGTGTCATCCTCTCGCTTACTGATATCCTCTACCGGGTGACATCTCCAAGGATTGCGGTACTGGGCAAGGTTCCTGATACACGACAGTATGCAGACCGGATAAAACACCCAGAAAATGAAGCGATCCCTGGCGTCTTGATCGTCAGGGTTGATGCACCACTGATCTTTGCCAACGCCGAGATCGTCAAGGAACGTATCGGAGAACTGATAGCAGAGGATCCAACAGTCAGACTTGTACTCCTTGACATGAGTACGTCTCCGATTGTCGACGTCTCTGCGTCAGACATGATCGTTGATCTCTGCCAGGAACTCACAACAGCAGGAATTAAGATAAGAATTGCAGATGCGACCTGGCAGGTCAGAAGGATGCTCAGGATATCAGGGGTTGAAGAGACCATCGGAGAGGAGGTTACCCAGACCACCTCCCTGGAGACTGTGCTTTCGGACTGGAACTGTACTGCATCAGTCACCCCGGTCTGTCCGCTTCCCGGAGCAGACACCTTGCCTGATCAGAAATAA
- a CDS encoding pyridoxal-dependent decarboxylase, with the protein MDKRPDVLHEETLDPEDWDSMRALGHRMLDEAIDYIKNSRDRPVWQHTSADVKAHFSSKPPASPQNAEEIYQEYLTTILPHQLGNVHPRYWGWVTGCGTVMSMFADMLASGTDAVSGSFSYLSNNYVEMQVIDWCKDLLGFPKTASGLLTSGCSASTLIGLAVARNSKAGFDIRAKGMQSAAGKMTLYCSQEAHSSIQKAVELLGFGNESLRRIPVNDAMQIDTGLLKETIQRDRAAGFQPICIIGAAGTTNTAAIDDLNTLADICQEEDCWFHVDGAFGAWAAISPQSRHLVSGMERADSLAFDLHKWMYLSYPIACILIRDPDEHRRAFSLTPTYLAHGEGDRGLTGIDVPWLSDCGFELSRGFHALKVWMTLKEHGTDRYGRLIQQNIDQAHYLADLVGTNPKLELAMPVSLNIVNFRYVIPGTGTRDLNTLNKEIEIELQEQGIAVPSTVRIKGTNYLHVAITNHRSRREDFDLLIKEVIRIGDDLLTSNGSES; encoded by the coding sequence ATGGATAAAAGACCCGATGTATTACACGAAGAGACTCTTGACCCCGAAGACTGGGACTCCATGCGGGCACTCGGTCACCGGATGCTTGACGAGGCTATTGATTATATCAAGAATTCCAGGGACAGGCCGGTATGGCAGCATACTTCTGCAGATGTGAAGGCACATTTCAGTTCAAAGCCTCCTGCCAGCCCGCAGAATGCTGAAGAGATATACCAGGAGTATCTCACAACTATCCTCCCCCACCAGCTTGGCAATGTTCATCCGAGATACTGGGGCTGGGTGACCGGATGCGGAACGGTGATGAGTATGTTTGCCGATATGCTGGCATCCGGCACCGATGCGGTGAGCGGGTCATTCTCCTATCTCAGCAATAATTATGTCGAGATGCAGGTTATTGACTGGTGCAAAGACCTTCTTGGGTTCCCAAAGACAGCAAGCGGCCTTCTGACAAGCGGATGCTCGGCATCAACCCTGATTGGGCTTGCTGTTGCCAGAAATTCAAAGGCAGGGTTTGATATCAGAGCCAAGGGAATGCAGAGTGCAGCCGGAAAAATGACTCTCTACTGTTCACAGGAGGCTCATTCATCAATACAGAAGGCTGTTGAACTCCTCGGATTCGGGAACGAGTCTCTCAGGCGGATACCGGTAAACGATGCTATGCAGATCGACACTGGGCTTCTGAAAGAGACTATTCAAAGAGACAGGGCTGCCGGGTTTCAGCCCATCTGTATCATTGGTGCTGCCGGGACGACGAACACAGCTGCCATAGATGATCTCAATACTCTTGCAGATATCTGTCAAGAGGAAGACTGCTGGTTTCATGTTGATGGTGCATTCGGGGCATGGGCAGCAATCTCCCCCCAGAGCAGGCATCTTGTCTCCGGGATGGAGAGGGCTGATTCACTTGCATTCGATCTCCATAAGTGGATGTATCTTTCTTACCCGATTGCATGTATTCTGATCAGAGATCCAGATGAGCACCGCCGGGCTTTCTCACTCACTCCGACATACCTTGCTCACGGGGAAGGTGACAGGGGGCTTACCGGTATCGATGTACCTTGGCTCTCTGACTGCGGGTTTGAACTCTCCCGGGGATTTCATGCTCTCAAAGTATGGATGACACTCAAGGAGCATGGCACTGACAGATATGGGAGGCTCATTCAGCAGAACATAGACCAGGCTCATTACCTTGCAGATCTGGTTGGGACAAACCCAAAACTAGAACTGGCAATGCCGGTATCCCTGAATATTGTCAATTTCAGGTATGTGATACCGGGAACAGGGACTCGCGATCTGAATACCCTGAATAAGGAGATCGAAATAGAACTCCAGGAGCAGGGGATTGCTGTCCCATCGACCGTGAGGATTAAAGGAACGAATTACCTTCATGTTGCGATAACCAATCATCGCAGCAGAAGGGAGGACTTTGATCTCCTCATTAAGGAAGTGATCAGGATTGGGGATGATCTTCTGACTTCGAACGGATCCGAATCCTGA
- a CDS encoding 4Fe-4S binding protein, whose product MAFAVHVNMERCTGCNNCVVACPVNALELNTISPSEASTTDKIYKVVNGDAVILDINHELCAGCGICVDACPYDVIQLSGLPPEKAFA is encoded by the coding sequence ATGGCATTTGCAGTACATGTGAACATGGAGCGATGTACCGGCTGCAACAATTGTGTGGTAGCATGCCCGGTCAATGCGCTGGAGCTCAACACGATCTCCCCATCTGAAGCCTCTACGACCGATAAGATTTACAAGGTCGTAAACGGTGATGCAGTGATTCTTGATATTAATCACGAACTCTGCGCCGGATGTGGGATTTGCGTTGATGCATGCCCGTACGATGTGATTCAGCTGTCGGGACTTCCGCCTGAGAAGGCATTCGCCTGA